The Amycolatopsis sp. NBC_01480 genome segment CGAGGCCCAGGGCTTCGGCCGCCGCCGGGTGGCGGCGCGCTGGCGGTTCGCCGACGCGGCCGCGATGGAATCAGTGCTGAAGATCGAGTTCAGCGCGAAAACGGCGGAACGGGCCATCGCCGAGGTCCGCCGGCTGAACACCGGCGGCGGCGAGATGACGCTGCCGGTGGGCTATCGCGTGCACGCACGGGTCAAGCCCACCGGCCTCGTCGTGCCGGGTCACTCCGCGGGTCCGGAGCCGTCGTCGGTGTCGTCGTCTTCGACCTCACCGAGGATCGTGTAGATCGAGCGGCGTGCCTCGTTGAGCACGTCCACCACGCGGGCCTGCTGGCTCGCGCTGCCCGCCCGCATCACCTGCACGACCGCGGCCGCCAGCGTGGCGCCCGCCTTGCGCAGGTCGACCTCGACCGGGTCGACGTCTTCGGCGAAGTGCTCCCACGGGGGAGTGCCGGTCTGCTGCTCGGCGGCGGCGCGGCCGGATTCGGTGAGCTCGAACAGCTTCTTGCCGTTCTCGTCCTTGCTCACGACCAGGTCCTCGTCGGCCAGCATCTGCAGCGTCGGGTAGATCGAGCCGGGGCTGGGCTTCCAGAAGCCGCCGCTGCGCTCGCCGATCTCGCGGATGATCTCGTACCCGTGCCGCGGCTGTTCCGCGAGCAGAGTGAGGATCGCCGCGCGGACGTCGCCGCGCCGGCCTCGACGCGGGCCGTGGCCCCGTCGTCCGCCCGGACCGCCGTGGCCACGGCGTCCGCCGCGCCCGCCCATGGCGAAGTCACCGAAGTCGCCGCGGCCCCAGGGACCGAAGGCCGGACGGCCGCGGTCACCGTGTTCGTCGTGCTGCCTACCTGCGTAGGGATGTTGTCGTCTCATGATGAGTGTTCCTTTCTCGAACGGTTGCGACACGTTCACGATATATCGTTAACTGTCGTTCGGCAACCCTCCCGACGTGACCCTGCTCACCCCGCACGCGAAAACGCCCGCCACCCGGGAGCCGGGTGACGGGCGTCGCGCGGGACCGTCCACAAAGGATTCAGGCGTACATGCGCACCCAGTCCACGTGCACGGTGACCCGGTCGGGCGTGGACGCGTCCGGCGCCGGGATCCAGCCGGGCGCGCCGAACGGGCCGGGCTCCTGCTGCATGACCAGGTGCATCGGCGTCTGCGGGACGCCGGGCTTCTTGGCGCTGAAGCGCGTGTCGTACACGGTCTGGCCGTCGATCGAGTACTTGACGTAGGTGGGCTGCCAGTCGACCGCGTACACGTGCCATTGGGTGTAGTCGCCGGTGAGCTTGCCGCTGTCGCGCTGGCCGCCGGGCGGATTGCCCCAGTGGACTGAGGAGAGCGCGGTGTTCTTCTTCGGCCGGGCGCTCTCGACGAGGTCCAGCTCGCCGTC includes the following:
- a CDS encoding PadR family transcriptional regulator, producing MRRQHPYAGRQHDEHGDRGRPAFGPWGRGDFGDFAMGGRGGRRGHGGPGGRRGHGPRRGRRGDVRAAILTLLAEQPRHGYEIIREIGERSGGFWKPSPGSIYPTLQMLADEDLVVSKDENGKKLFELTESGRAAAEQQTGTPPWEHFAEDVDPVEVDLRKAGATLAAAVVQVMRAGSASQQARVVDVLNEARRSIYTILGEVEDDDTDDGSGPAE